From the uncultured Trichococcus sp. genome, one window contains:
- a CDS encoding AraC family transcriptional regulator: protein MNSSTIDFITKLLSDTLHLNFNYFIAPYPNLSAFDQSLRESLEDSENLYRQVQEFLLTMEKNTFYFVTDNYSINYIFFFPFVDKQDIVAIGPYFNNPINDDYWHEITENNHLTAADIQNIKGFLFGIPQIDNNLHLISIISNIVSYINKEDITPFSINYHDFSNSSKDHYIYTPKDNFEAYFDAVFDRYKIEKELLSHIRNGDWEKALVAAERFMSSPIEPRLKNTLRDQKSHLTSANTLFRKAVEGNEIHPVYLHEISSKFLHMIELTTSESALNKLYEQMIREYCLLVQNKSRNTYSLSVRKILDYIEFNLNLPLTLNSISEKFNLSAPYISSQFKKEVGTTVIRYINQLRINEAIKLLDSSSMSIQDIAAYVGIPDYNYFTKVFKKERGVTPSDYRKDIAK, encoded by the coding sequence ATGAATTCATCAACGATCGATTTTATTACAAAGCTTCTCTCGGATACACTGCACTTAAATTTTAATTATTTCATAGCTCCATACCCTAATCTATCCGCTTTTGACCAATCTCTCCGAGAAAGTCTCGAAGATTCTGAAAATTTGTACAGACAAGTGCAGGAGTTTCTGTTGACTATGGAAAAAAACACTTTCTATTTTGTAACGGATAATTATTCAATCAACTATATTTTTTTCTTTCCGTTCGTGGATAAACAGGATATCGTTGCCATAGGTCCTTATTTCAACAATCCGATTAATGATGATTATTGGCATGAAATCACTGAAAACAATCACCTGACTGCAGCAGATATCCAAAATATAAAAGGATTCCTGTTCGGGATTCCTCAGATAGACAATAACTTGCATCTTATTTCAATCATTTCAAATATCGTCTCCTATATTAATAAAGAGGACATCACTCCGTTTTCCATCAACTATCATGATTTTTCGAATTCGAGTAAAGATCATTATATTTATACTCCTAAAGATAATTTTGAAGCTTATTTCGACGCTGTATTTGATCGTTATAAGATAGAAAAAGAGCTTCTCAGCCACATTCGTAATGGGGATTGGGAAAAAGCATTAGTGGCAGCAGAGCGGTTCATGAGTTCGCCTATTGAACCTCGCCTAAAAAACACACTCAGAGATCAAAAATCCCATTTGACTTCAGCAAACACTTTGTTTCGTAAGGCTGTTGAAGGAAATGAAATACATCCTGTATACTTACATGAAATATCAAGTAAGTTTCTGCATATGATTGAACTTACCACCTCAGAAAGTGCTTTAAATAAATTATATGAACAAATGATCCGGGAATATTGCTTACTTGTGCAAAATAAATCCAGAAATACTTACTCTCTATCCGTTAGGAAAATATTGGATTATATTGAATTCAATCTGAATTTACCCTTGACGCTGAACAGTATTTCCGAGAAATTCAACTTATCCGCTCCCTACATTTCCAGCCAGTTCAAAAAAGAAGTAGGAACTACTGTGATTCGATACATTAACCAATTACGCATCAATGAAGCCATAAAATTACTTGACTCCAGTTCTATGAGCATTCAAGATATTGCCGCTTATGTAGGCATCCCTGACTATAATTACTTCACGAAGGTGTTCAAAAAAGAGAGGGGCGTAACGCCTAGCGACTATCGGAAGGACATTGCCAAGTAG
- a CDS encoding YbjQ family protein, whose amino-acid sequence MILVNTDYISGKEFEMLGLVKGSTIQSKNLGRDISQGLKTLIGGELKAYNEMMNEARALATKRLVDEATALEADAVVNIRYASSAIMQGAAEVIVYGTAVKFK is encoded by the coding sequence ATGATCTTAGTAAATACTGATTATATAAGCGGAAAAGAATTTGAAATGTTGGGACTGGTTAAGGGGAGTACGATTCAGTCCAAAAACTTAGGGCGCGATATTTCACAAGGGCTTAAAACGCTAATTGGTGGGGAGCTCAAAGCCTACAACGAAATGATGAATGAGGCCAGGGCTCTAGCAACAAAGCGGCTGGTTGACGAAGCGACTGCATTAGAGGCGGATGCAGTTGTAAACATTCGGTATGCTTCCTCTGCAATCATGCAAGGCGCAGCTGAGGTGATCGTATATGGGACCGCTGTTAAATTTAAATAA
- a CDS encoding nuclear transport factor 2 family protein: MTQDVQRISAQIWDAKQANDMTRVVDLIADNAHFVHMGITFDKTGELAVFNEKAFLFKAVEIAEEYVEDYGSTAIIFKKLVLTAVIGGNEVQNPFVISEVFTKTEDGWKLAAETYTRIATDFDTYQM, encoded by the coding sequence ATGACACAAGATGTTCAACGCATTTCCGCACAAATTTGGGATGCAAAGCAAGCAAATGATATGACCAGAGTGGTGGATTTAATTGCAGACAACGCGCACTTTGTTCATATGGGGATCACCTTTGATAAGACAGGTGAGCTGGCAGTTTTTAATGAAAAAGCCTTCCTCTTTAAAGCGGTTGAGATTGCAGAGGAATACGTCGAGGACTACGGCAGCACCGCTATCATTTTCAAAAAACTTGTCCTGACCGCCGTCATCGGGGGAAATGAAGTACAAAATCCTTTTGTCATCTCGGAAGTCTTCACAAAGACGGAAGATGGCTGGAAATTAGCTGCCGAAACCTATACCCGGATAGCAACTGATTTTGATACTTATCAAATGTGA
- a CDS encoding NYN domain-containing protein has protein sequence MKKEILIVDGYNMIGAWPELVKLKNQDLIEEARDQLLQALSDYQNYEGNEVWCVFDAQFVPGITKEYSKYRVKVIFTAQGETADTYIEGVVKKLRNVLTEVYVATSDLAEQQLVFSKGAQRISAMELYKDIKRSKKALETESRRFRDQRQRGTWSDDQLEILREIYKDMLE, from the coding sequence TTGAAGAAAGAAATCCTGATAGTGGACGGCTACAATATGATCGGCGCCTGGCCGGAACTGGTGAAGCTGAAGAACCAGGACCTCATCGAAGAGGCCAGGGACCAACTGCTGCAGGCGCTGTCCGATTATCAGAACTATGAAGGGAATGAAGTCTGGTGCGTCTTCGACGCCCAGTTCGTACCCGGCATCACGAAAGAATACTCCAAATACCGCGTGAAGGTCATCTTCACCGCCCAAGGGGAGACCGCCGACACCTACATCGAAGGCGTCGTCAAAAAGCTGCGCAACGTGCTGACGGAAGTCTACGTCGCCACCAGCGACCTGGCCGAACAGCAGCTCGTCTTTTCGAAAGGCGCCCAGCGCATCTCCGCCATGGAACTCTACAAGGATATCAAGCGCTCCAAAAAAGCCTTGGAGACCGAAAGCCGCCGCTTCCGCGACCAACGCCAGCGCGGCACCTGGTCGGATGACCAACTGGAGATCCTGCGGGAGATCTATAAGGATATGCTGGAGTGA
- the rlmB gene encoding 23S rRNA (guanosine(2251)-2'-O)-methyltransferase RlmB, translating to MGRHPVLELLRSDRDVNKLFIQDGLGGEKLGDIIQLAKDRKIQIQAVPKSKLDTLSDNAVHQGVIAATAAFQYAVLDDLFEAAAAKNEDPFFIILDGVEDPHNLGSVLRTADACGAHGVIIPKRRAVGLTATVAKASTGAIEHVPVVRVTNLHRTVEELKERGVWIYATDMKGQDYRQWDTTLPLAMIIGNEGKGVSRLLKESADGLLTIPMVGHVQSLNAGVAAGLMMYEVFRKRHV from the coding sequence ATGGGACGCCACCCGGTACTGGAATTGCTGCGCTCCGATCGCGACGTCAACAAACTGTTCATCCAGGACGGCTTGGGCGGAGAAAAATTGGGCGACATCATCCAGCTGGCGAAGGACCGCAAAATCCAGATCCAAGCGGTGCCGAAGTCCAAATTGGACACCTTGTCCGACAATGCCGTCCATCAGGGCGTCATCGCCGCTACGGCCGCTTTCCAGTATGCCGTGCTCGATGATCTCTTCGAAGCGGCCGCCGCCAAGAACGAAGATCCTTTCTTCATCATCCTGGATGGTGTCGAGGATCCGCATAACCTTGGTTCCGTGCTGCGTACCGCGGATGCCTGCGGTGCCCACGGAGTCATCATTCCGAAGCGCCGCGCAGTCGGCTTGACGGCGACCGTCGCCAAAGCTTCGACAGGCGCCATCGAACATGTCCCGGTCGTGCGCGTAACGAACCTGCACCGCACAGTCGAAGAACTGAAGGAACGCGGTGTCTGGATCTACGCCACAGACATGAAAGGACAGGACTACCGCCAGTGGGACACAACCTTGCCATTGGCGATGATCATCGGAAACGAAGGCAAAGGCGTTTCGCGCCTGTTGAAGGAATCCGCTGACGGCCTGTTGACCATCCCGATGGTCGGCCATGTCCAGAGCCTGAACGCCGGCGTTGCAGCCGGACTGATGATGTACGAAGTTTTCCGCAAACGCCACGTTTGA
- a CDS encoding Mini-ribonuclease 3, whose product MEKSIVTEQNWSLLNGLALAYVGDAAYETYIRTHLLEKGHTKPNQLHRRATFFVSAKAQAKLMHAMLAKEGFLSEEEMDMYRRGRNSKSHTIAKNADVTTYRIATGFESLMGYLHLSGQKERLEELIRWCIQEVEENNYEK is encoded by the coding sequence ATGGAGAAGAGCATAGTGACAGAACAGAATTGGAGTTTATTGAACGGTCTCGCTTTGGCCTACGTCGGCGATGCCGCTTATGAGACCTATATCCGAACGCATTTATTAGAAAAAGGACACACCAAACCCAACCAACTCCACCGTCGCGCGACTTTTTTCGTTTCCGCCAAGGCCCAAGCGAAGCTGATGCATGCGATGCTGGCCAAAGAGGGCTTCCTGAGCGAAGAAGAAATGGACATGTACCGTCGCGGCCGCAACAGCAAGAGCCATACGATCGCCAAAAATGCGGACGTAACGACCTATCGCATCGCGACCGGCTTCGAGTCGTTGATGGGCTATCTGCATCTTTCCGGCCAGAAGGAACGTCTCGAAGAGTTGATCCGTTGGTGTATCCAAGAAGTCGAGGAAAACAATTATGAAAAATAA
- the cysS gene encoding cysteine--tRNA ligase produces the protein MLKIYNTLTREKEEFQPIQKNKVAMYVCGPTVYNYIHIGNARSTVAFDTVRRYLEYRGYDVNFVSNFTDVDDKIIRAAKELGISAKEVAEKFIAAFHEDTAALHVEKATLNPRVMENIPDIIAFIGELIEKGYAYEADGDVYYRTGKFKDYGKLSDQSIKDLIVGASERLDAEENVKKEDQLDFALWKAAKSDEVSWESPWGPGRPGWHIECSVMATKYLGDTIDIHGGGHDLTFPHHENEIAQSEAKTGKTFANYWMHNGFVTIGESAEKMSKSLGNFVTVHDILKEVDPQVLRFFLGTAHYRRPVKYSDKAIEEAKINLEKVKIAYQNAHYRLQDATEALPDDAEKLAMFQNLQEQFIAEMDDDFQADNAMSVVYQFAKELNIYAEGEAVSAAVITEALALYKAMVGVFGVVLGEEALLDDDIQTLIDERTQARKDKNFARSDEIRDYLKDQGIILDDTSQGTRWRRA, from the coding sequence ATGTTAAAAATCTACAATACCCTGACGCGCGAAAAAGAAGAGTTCCAACCGATCCAAAAGAATAAGGTGGCTATGTACGTCTGCGGTCCGACCGTCTACAACTACATCCACATCGGCAACGCGCGCAGCACCGTGGCTTTCGATACCGTCCGCCGCTACCTGGAATACCGCGGCTATGACGTGAATTTCGTCTCCAACTTCACCGACGTGGACGACAAGATCATCCGCGCCGCAAAAGAGTTGGGCATTTCCGCGAAGGAAGTCGCCGAAAAGTTCATCGCGGCCTTCCATGAAGACACCGCAGCGCTGCATGTCGAAAAAGCGACGCTGAATCCGCGCGTGATGGAAAACATCCCGGACATCATCGCCTTCATCGGCGAGCTGATCGAAAAAGGCTATGCCTATGAAGCTGACGGGGATGTCTACTACCGCACCGGCAAGTTCAAGGACTACGGCAAACTGAGCGATCAATCGATCAAGGACCTGATCGTCGGCGCCAGCGAACGCTTGGACGCGGAAGAGAACGTCAAGAAAGAGGATCAGCTTGATTTCGCGCTTTGGAAAGCAGCCAAGTCGGATGAAGTCTCTTGGGAATCACCTTGGGGGCCGGGACGCCCGGGTTGGCACATCGAATGCTCGGTGATGGCGACCAAATATTTGGGCGATACCATCGATATCCACGGCGGCGGCCATGACCTGACTTTCCCGCACCACGAGAACGAGATTGCGCAGAGCGAAGCCAAGACCGGCAAAACGTTCGCGAACTACTGGATGCACAACGGCTTCGTCACGATCGGCGAGAGCGCCGAGAAGATGAGCAAGTCGCTCGGCAACTTCGTGACGGTGCATGATATCCTGAAGGAAGTCGATCCGCAGGTGCTGCGTTTCTTCCTCGGAACAGCGCACTATCGCCGTCCTGTAAAGTACAGCGACAAAGCCATCGAAGAAGCCAAAATCAACCTCGAGAAGGTCAAAATCGCCTATCAGAACGCCCACTACCGCCTGCAGGATGCCACTGAGGCACTGCCGGACGATGCCGAAAAACTGGCTATGTTCCAGAATCTGCAGGAACAATTCATCGCCGAAATGGACGACGATTTCCAGGCGGACAACGCCATGTCGGTCGTTTACCAGTTCGCCAAGGAATTGAACATCTACGCGGAAGGCGAAGCCGTTTCCGCAGCAGTCATCACCGAGGCTCTAGCTTTGTACAAGGCGATGGTCGGCGTCTTCGGCGTCGTGCTGGGGGAAGAGGCCTTGTTGGATGATGACATCCAGACGCTGATCGATGAACGGACACAAGCCCGAAAAGACAAAAATTTCGCCCGCAGTGATGAAATCCGCGATTACCTGAAGGATCAGGGCATCATCCTGGATGACACTTCGCAGGGCACCAGATGGAGAAGAGCATAG
- the epsC gene encoding serine O-acetyltransferase EpsC: MNRLRETIQTIKDHDPAARSTLEVVLTYPGLHAILIYDIAHFFYKRKWYTFSRVLSHLGRFLTGIEIHPGATIGRRLFIDHGMGIVIGETAEVGDDVMIYHGVTLGGTGKDTGKRHPTIGNNVLLSAHVQVLGPIKIGDNAKIGASAVVVSEIPPDVTAVGIPAKIVRYHNHKLKD; the protein is encoded by the coding sequence TTGAATAGATTACGCGAAACAATTCAAACCATAAAAGATCATGATCCGGCTGCAAGGAGTACGTTGGAAGTCGTTCTGACGTACCCGGGGTTACATGCCATCCTTATATATGATATCGCTCATTTTTTTTATAAGCGAAAATGGTATACCTTCAGCCGGGTGCTTTCGCATCTGGGGCGTTTCCTGACCGGAATCGAGATCCATCCCGGAGCGACGATCGGCCGGCGTCTGTTCATCGACCATGGCATGGGGATCGTCATCGGGGAGACAGCTGAAGTCGGCGATGATGTCATGATCTACCATGGCGTGACGCTGGGCGGCACCGGGAAAGACACCGGCAAGCGCCATCCCACCATCGGGAACAATGTGCTCTTGTCCGCTCACGTGCAGGTGTTGGGGCCGATCAAAATCGGCGACAATGCCAAAATCGGAGCCTCCGCTGTCGTCGTCAGCGAAATTCCGCCTGATGTCACAGCGGTCGGCATACCGGCAAAAATCGTCCGTTACCATAACCATAAGCTGAAAGACTAG
- the gltX gene encoding glutamate--tRNA ligase, with translation MTKKIRVRYAPSPTGNLHIGNARTALFNYLFARHNDGEFIIRIEDTDQKRNLEHGEESQLQNLKWLGMDWDEGPDKPGKVGPYRQSERQHIYDPLVDQLLLSNRAYKCYCTEEELETEREQQRARGEMPHYGGKCANLTPSQQAEKEAQGITPVIRFRVPIENTYTFDDIVKGPITFEASSVGGDYIIRKRDGFPTYNFAVAVDDHMMGITHVLRGDDHIANTPKQMMIYEAFEWKMPTFGHMTLIINSETGKKLSKRDETILQFIEQYKDLGYLPEAMFNFITLLGWSPVGEDEIFSKEDLIKMFDPERLSKSPAAFDQKKLEWINNQYMKSANLDAIVALAAPHLVAAGKLPENPSEADSEYAKKLIGLYHEQMSYAAEIVSLSEMFFADELNLDAEAQEILAAETAPVVLAAFKEQLLAIEPFEEAEILGAIKAVQKETKIKGKNLFMAIRVAVSGQMHGPEIGKTIEVLGREKSLAHLNSVLEKM, from the coding sequence ATGACAAAGAAAATCCGCGTACGTTATGCACCAAGCCCAACCGGTAACTTGCATATCGGAAACGCTCGTACCGCATTGTTCAACTACCTGTTTGCCCGCCATAACGACGGCGAGTTCATCATCCGTATCGAAGACACGGACCAAAAACGCAACCTTGAACACGGCGAAGAAAGCCAACTGCAAAACTTGAAATGGTTAGGGATGGACTGGGATGAAGGTCCGGACAAACCAGGCAAGGTCGGCCCGTACCGCCAATCCGAAAGACAGCATATCTACGATCCGTTGGTCGATCAATTGCTTCTTTCCAACCGCGCCTACAAGTGCTACTGCACCGAGGAAGAATTGGAGACAGAACGCGAACAGCAAAGGGCACGCGGCGAAATGCCTCATTACGGCGGCAAATGCGCAAACTTGACGCCTTCCCAACAAGCTGAAAAAGAAGCACAAGGCATCACGCCGGTCATCCGTTTCCGTGTGCCGATCGAAAACACCTACACCTTTGACGATATCGTCAAAGGGCCGATCACATTCGAAGCCAGCAGCGTCGGCGGAGACTACATCATCCGCAAACGCGACGGCTTCCCGACCTATAATTTTGCGGTTGCCGTGGACGATCACATGATGGGCATCACCCACGTCCTGCGCGGGGATGACCATATCGCCAATACACCGAAACAAATGATGATCTACGAAGCATTCGAGTGGAAAATGCCCACTTTCGGACACATGACGTTGATCATAAACAGCGAAACCGGCAAGAAACTGAGCAAGCGCGATGAAACGATTCTGCAGTTCATCGAACAATACAAAGACTTGGGCTACCTGCCTGAAGCGATGTTCAACTTCATCACGCTGTTGGGCTGGTCACCGGTCGGAGAAGACGAAATCTTCTCGAAAGAGGACCTGATCAAGATGTTCGATCCGGAACGCCTGAGCAAATCGCCTGCCGCTTTCGACCAGAAGAAACTGGAATGGATCAACAACCAGTACATGAAGAGCGCCAACCTGGATGCAATCGTTGCTTTGGCTGCCCCTCACTTGGTGGCTGCCGGCAAATTGCCGGAAAACCCGAGCGAAGCCGACAGCGAGTACGCGAAAAAGCTGATCGGTCTTTACCACGAGCAAATGAGCTATGCCGCTGAGATCGTTTCCCTATCGGAAATGTTCTTCGCTGATGAACTCAATCTGGATGCAGAAGCGCAGGAAATCCTGGCTGCCGAAACAGCGCCGGTTGTGCTTGCCGCATTCAAAGAACAATTGCTTGCCATCGAGCCTTTCGAAGAAGCCGAAATTTTGGGCGCCATCAAAGCAGTCCAAAAAGAAACCAAGATCAAAGGCAAGAACCTGTTCATGGCCATCCGTGTCGCCGTCAGCGGCCAAATGCACGGGCCTGAAATCGGCAAGACCATCGAAGTGCTGGGCAGAGAAAAAAGCTTGGCCCACCTGAACAGCGTATTGGAAAAAATGTAG
- a CDS encoding PIN/TRAM domain-containing protein: MKRKIITAVFLMVGGSAGITALPYLWELAGIRNNLFNNVFVNFGVGALIFYLLSFLLMKLILDIIQKIENYFSTLSVSYMLFGSIGTIIGLVLAWLIGIPLTSLRIPVINDVLPAILSLILAYLGFRVGTTRIEEFRKLFAPKPKKQEETQMLDRKADDTFRKYKILDTSVIIDGRIYDIAKTGFLEGVIVIPNFVLRELQYIADSSDSLKRVRGRRGLDILNKLQKEEDIVVESYDGEFEEIPEVDSKLIRLAKLIDGIVITNDYNLNKVCEFQNVPVLNINALANAVKPVVIPGEYMVVTVIKVGTERNQGVAYLDDGTMIVVEDGQHYMNETIEVVVTSALQTAAGRMIFAKPAHSQKGIK, translated from the coding sequence TTGAAACGGAAAATCATTACGGCCGTCTTCCTGATGGTGGGCGGCAGCGCTGGTATCACAGCACTGCCTTACCTGTGGGAATTAGCGGGCATACGAAACAATCTTTTCAACAATGTTTTTGTTAATTTTGGGGTTGGAGCACTTATATTTTATTTATTGTCATTCTTATTGATGAAATTGATTTTGGACATCATCCAAAAGATAGAAAATTATTTCAGCACCTTATCGGTCAGCTACATGCTGTTCGGTTCGATCGGAACGATCATCGGGCTTGTGTTGGCTTGGCTGATCGGCATCCCGTTGACATCATTGAGGATTCCGGTCATCAACGATGTATTGCCGGCTATCCTGTCCTTGATATTGGCTTACTTGGGATTCCGCGTGGGGACGACCCGGATCGAAGAATTCCGGAAACTGTTCGCACCGAAACCGAAAAAGCAGGAAGAAACACAGATGCTTGACCGCAAAGCGGATGATACTTTCCGCAAATACAAGATTTTGGATACGAGCGTCATCATCGACGGACGCATCTACGATATCGCCAAAACCGGCTTCCTGGAAGGCGTCATCGTCATCCCGAACTTCGTGTTGCGCGAGCTGCAGTATATCGCGGATTCCTCCGACAGCCTGAAGCGCGTCAGGGGCAGACGGGGATTGGACATCCTGAACAAACTCCAAAAAGAAGAGGACATCGTCGTGGAAAGCTACGACGGCGAATTCGAAGAGATTCCTGAGGTCGACAGCAAGCTGATCCGTTTGGCGAAATTGATCGACGGGATTGTCATCACGAACGACTATAACCTGAACAAAGTCTGCGAGTTCCAGAATGTGCCGGTGCTGAACATCAATGCCTTGGCCAATGCCGTGAAGCCGGTCGTCATACCCGGCGAATACATGGTCGTCACCGTCATCAAAGTCGGAACGGAACGCAACCAAGGGGTGGCCTATCTGGATGACGGCACGATGATCGTCGTCGAAGATGGACAGCATTACATGAACGAGACGATCGAAGTCGTCGTCACAAGCGCCTTGCAGACGGCTGCCGGCCGCATGATTTTTGCCAAGCCTGCGCATTCACAAAAAGGCATCAAATAG
- the radA gene encoding DNA repair protein RadA has translation MAKKNAVKYVCQACGYESPKWLGRCPNCGTWNQMEEEKEATKAVKQQQRSNFSGNVPEAIAIQDIKTENLPRVKTQMEEVNHVLGGGIVPGSLILIGGDPGIGKSTLLLQVSAQINQGGHRVLYISGEESASQIKLRAERLGVKGTDFYIYPETDIDAIRSTIERIKPEFVIVDSIQTMIHPDNTSTAGSVSQVRECTAEFMRIAKSNDIAIFIVGHVTKEGAIAGPRMLEHMVDTVLYFEGDRHHAFRILRAVKNRFGSTDEIGVFEMIEGGLREVRNPSELFLEERLAGASGSAVVASLEGTRPILAEIQCLITPTVFGNARRTASGLDYNRVSLIMAVLEKRAGLLLQNQDAYFKSTGGVKLDEPAIDLAVAVSIASSYWDSETSATECFIGEIGLTGEIRRVSRIEQRVNEAQKLGFTKVYLPKNNMAGWKHPEGIQIIPVATLQETLRKVFPNKN, from the coding sequence TTGGCAAAGAAAAATGCAGTGAAATACGTTTGTCAGGCTTGCGGATACGAGTCGCCGAAATGGCTGGGACGCTGCCCGAACTGCGGCACTTGGAACCAAATGGAGGAAGAAAAGGAAGCGACGAAAGCCGTGAAGCAACAGCAACGTTCCAATTTCAGCGGGAACGTACCTGAAGCGATCGCCATCCAGGACATCAAAACCGAGAACCTGCCGCGCGTCAAAACGCAGATGGAAGAAGTCAACCATGTGCTCGGCGGCGGCATCGTGCCCGGTTCGCTGATCCTGATCGGGGGCGACCCGGGAATCGGCAAGTCCACCTTGCTGCTGCAGGTTTCGGCGCAGATCAACCAAGGCGGTCACCGCGTCCTGTACATCTCCGGAGAGGAAAGCGCGAGTCAGATCAAATTGCGGGCGGAACGGCTCGGCGTCAAGGGCACCGATTTCTACATCTATCCGGAAACGGATATCGACGCAATCCGTAGCACGATCGAGCGGATCAAGCCGGAGTTCGTCATCGTGGACTCGATCCAGACGATGATTCATCCCGACAACACGAGCACGGCCGGCAGCGTCTCGCAAGTGCGCGAATGCACCGCCGAATTCATGCGGATCGCGAAGAGCAACGACATCGCCATCTTCATCGTCGGACACGTGACGAAGGAAGGCGCCATCGCCGGGCCGCGGATGCTGGAGCATATGGTGGATACGGTGCTGTATTTTGAAGGCGACCGGCACCATGCCTTCCGGATCTTGCGCGCCGTCAAAAACCGTTTCGGCTCGACCGACGAGATTGGCGTTTTCGAGATGATTGAGGGCGGCCTGCGCGAGGTGCGGAACCCTTCCGAACTGTTCCTGGAAGAGCGGCTCGCCGGAGCATCCGGATCGGCAGTCGTTGCCTCGCTCGAGGGCACGCGCCCGATTTTGGCCGAGATCCAATGCCTGATCACGCCGACGGTCTTCGGGAATGCCCGCCGGACTGCTAGCGGCTTGGACTACAACCGGGTCTCGCTGATCATGGCCGTGCTGGAAAAACGGGCGGGTTTGCTGCTGCAGAACCAGGATGCCTACTTCAAATCGACAGGCGGCGTGAAGTTGGATGAGCCGGCCATCGACTTGGCCGTGGCGGTCAGCATCGCCTCGAGCTACTGGGACAGCGAGACTTCCGCGACCGAGTGCTTCATCGGCGAAATCGGCCTGACCGGGGAAATCCGCAGGGTGAGCCGGATCGAGCAACGCGTCAATGAAGCGCAAAAGTTGGGCTTCACAAAGGTATATCTGCCGAAGAACAATATGGCCGGCTGGAAGCATCCGGAAGGAATCCAGATCATACCTGTCGCAACGCTACAAGAAACGCTGCGCAAAGTATTTCCGAATAAAAATTGA
- a CDS encoding dUTP diphosphatase, translating into MNKRGFEVISSYADKNIQLPKRATKHAAGYDFEAAEEIVLPAIWKTVVKSAGLQLGELFGSDNDEAIEKKEQLLRPLLVPTGIKAYMQEDEYLQLTNRSSNPLKNFIVLPNGVGIVDADYYNNEGNEGHIYFQFLNFGLRDKVIRKGDRIGQGIFLQFLKADQDEAEGSERTGGFGSSGQA; encoded by the coding sequence ATGAACAAAAGAGGGTTTGAAGTCATCAGCAGTTATGCCGATAAAAACATCCAATTGCCCAAACGTGCAACGAAGCATGCAGCCGGATACGATTTTGAAGCAGCCGAAGAGATTGTGTTGCCGGCAATCTGGAAGACGGTCGTGAAAAGCGCGGGGTTGCAGCTTGGGGAACTGTTCGGGAGCGACAACGATGAGGCGATCGAAAAGAAAGAGCAGCTTTTGCGTCCGCTTTTGGTGCCTACCGGGATCAAAGCCTACATGCAGGAAGACGAGTACCTACAATTGACGAACCGCTCCAGCAATCCGCTGAAAAATTTCATCGTGCTGCCGAATGGCGTGGGCATAGTCGATGCGGATTACTACAATAACGAGGGCAACGAAGGCCACATCTACTTCCAGTTCCTGAATTTCGGCTTGCGCGACAAAGTCATCCGCAAGGGCGACCGCATCGGCCAAGGCATCTTCCTGCAGTTCCTGAAAGCCGACCAGGATGAAGCGGAAGGATCGGAACGCACAGGCGGATTCGGCTCGTCAGGCCAGGCCTAA